A genomic stretch from Shewanella woodyi ATCC 51908 includes:
- a CDS encoding DUF2835 domain-containing protein, which yields MIFYFSINVNYQEFERYYQGHADKVEVRDNEGRILWIHGRHFRPFLTRTGVQGQFKMELSQSGELLSLFKI from the coding sequence ATGATTTTTTACTTCTCGATTAACGTGAATTATCAAGAGTTTGAACGGTATTATCAAGGCCACGCTGATAAAGTTGAGGTACGTGATAATGAAGGCAGGATCCTATGGATCCATGGCAGACACTTTCGCCCATTTCTAACAAGAACTGGGGTTCAGGGTCAGTTTAAAATGGAGTTAAGTCAAAGTGGCGAGCTCCTGTCACTTTTTAAAATTTAG
- a CDS encoding DUF1302 domain-containing protein, translating into MKKVINGFNKSTLALGIVAALSMGVTSSVNAISFNWGEVEGTFDTTLSAGASWRVEGRDWESHIGKVNHPRFDWSNYSAFNNTKYTSTEIWAQPGSYSSNGDLSNLLYSQGDTTAVVFKGLHELSLKYKNFGMFARGMYFFDQKANNGSYGYTDPITGQEYDPCADSKASEVQCKDIRLLDAFVYGDFDFNDGANPLTVRIGNQVVSWGESTLIPHGIGVINPVDLNILNAPGAELKEAFRPQGMIWASLGLTDEMSVEAFYQYDWEPVWVPTPGSYFATNDFAGYGGYGQNAQLGFNANPDINLAFLEQEYNKLAAMIASNQFTPAQLGELALAYPTKTTLIEDQASASDSGQFGLKIGYYAPELGETEFGLYYMNYHSRRPLISGTVANFTQEAIGKDLATLGAVAASGGTVDRETMLGLETFSKAQIVYPEDIRLYGFSFNTLVGDTSVAGEIAHRKDEPLQIDDVELLFAAMPQQLANAGLRPDLDGISQMDVIAPGETAEGYVLSDTTQAQFTLTHLFGPTWGMSNLVMLAEVGGVWIHDMPDQDVLRLNGPGTGRSGGNPDMPGIIQALQDGVETNPFPTDFAWGYRLVAKADYNNLFAGVNMSPRIIFSHDVDGITPDPMFLFTEGKKSVSVGVNFDYQSRWGADFSYNSFFGGVGTTNQMSDRDYVSFNIKYSI; encoded by the coding sequence ATGAAAAAGGTTATTAACGGCTTTAATAAGTCGACGCTTGCTTTAGGGATCGTAGCGGCATTGAGTATGGGAGTAACATCCAGTGTCAATGCTATATCTTTCAATTGGGGAGAAGTTGAAGGTACGTTCGATACGACTTTGTCAGCAGGGGCAAGCTGGCGCGTTGAAGGGCGAGACTGGGAGAGCCATATCGGTAAGGTGAATCACCCAAGATTCGATTGGTCTAATTATTCCGCATTTAATAATACTAAATACACCTCAACAGAGATCTGGGCCCAACCAGGTTCCTATTCAAGTAATGGTGACTTGAGTAACTTGCTTTACTCTCAAGGAGACACCACTGCAGTTGTATTTAAAGGTCTGCATGAACTCTCTTTAAAATATAAAAACTTCGGTATGTTTGCACGAGGTATGTATTTTTTCGATCAAAAAGCCAATAACGGTAGTTACGGATATACAGATCCTATTACTGGCCAAGAGTATGATCCCTGTGCGGATTCAAAAGCATCAGAAGTTCAATGTAAAGACATTCGACTTTTAGATGCATTTGTTTATGGTGATTTTGATTTTAATGATGGTGCTAACCCACTAACTGTTCGTATCGGTAACCAAGTTGTCTCTTGGGGTGAGAGCACGTTAATTCCTCACGGTATTGGTGTGATTAACCCGGTTGATCTTAATATCTTGAATGCACCAGGTGCTGAGCTAAAAGAAGCCTTTAGACCTCAAGGTATGATTTGGGCATCATTGGGCTTGACCGATGAGATGTCTGTCGAAGCTTTCTATCAATATGATTGGGAGCCTGTTTGGGTGCCAACTCCTGGTTCATATTTCGCAACCAATGATTTTGCTGGATATGGCGGTTATGGCCAAAATGCACAATTAGGTTTTAATGCTAACCCTGATATTAACTTGGCTTTTTTAGAGCAAGAGTATAATAAATTAGCCGCAATGATAGCCTCAAACCAGTTTACTCCAGCTCAGCTTGGTGAACTTGCGTTGGCTTATCCGACTAAGACCACCTTGATTGAAGATCAGGCCAGTGCCAGTGATTCAGGTCAGTTTGGTTTAAAGATTGGCTACTATGCACCTGAATTGGGTGAGACTGAGTTTGGCCTCTACTACATGAACTACCACAGTCGTCGTCCGCTTATCAGTGGTACTGTGGCTAACTTTACTCAAGAAGCCATCGGAAAAGATCTTGCAACCCTTGGAGCTGTCGCTGCCAGCGGCGGAACGGTTGACCGTGAAACCATGTTAGGTTTAGAGACCTTCTCTAAAGCACAAATTGTTTATCCAGAAGATATTCGACTTTACGGCTTTAGCTTCAATACCTTAGTTGGAGATACGTCTGTTGCTGGTGAAATCGCTCACCGCAAAGATGAACCGTTACAGATTGATGATGTTGAGTTGTTATTTGCCGCTATGCCACAACAGCTAGCTAATGCTGGTTTGCGTCCAGATCTTGATGGCATCTCACAGATGGATGTGATTGCTCCTGGTGAAACCGCAGAGGGTTATGTCTTAAGTGATACTACACAGGCGCAGTTTACCTTAACGCACCTGTTTGGTCCTACTTGGGGGATGAGCAACTTAGTGATGCTTGCTGAGGTGGGTGGTGTTTGGATCCACGATATGCCAGATCAAGATGTATTGCGTCTAAATGGCCCAGGTACTGGCCGCTCAGGTGGTAACCCTGACATGCCTGGTATTATTCAGGCATTGCAAGATGGTGTTGAAACTAACCCATTCCCAACAGATTTTGCTTGGGGATACCGTTTAGTGGCTAAAGCGGATTACAACAACCTGTTTGCTGGTGTAAACATGTCTCCGCGTATTATCTTCTCTCATGATGTTGATGGTATCACTCCAGATCCCATGTTCCTGTTTACTGAAGGTAAGAAGTCAGTATCTGTTGGTGTCAACTTTGATTACCAGAGTCGCTGGGGAGCAGATTTTTCTTACAACAGCTTCTTCGGCGGTGTAGGAACAACGAACCAGATGTCTGATCGTGACTACGTATCATTTAACATCAAGTATTCAATCTAA
- a CDS encoding DUF1329 domain-containing protein: MKKLGILSAAVMVALSAPSAIAKVTDAEAAKLGTELTPMGGVKAANADGSIPAWDGGITSAIAGYEKGMHHPDPFPQDKIEFTITNGNKDKYKANLTEGQMKLFELYPDTFKMNVYQTRRTASVPQFVYDATKANATRAELVSDGNGIKGASIGVPFPIPQNGLEVIWNHVLRFRGVDVETARSQVAPTAGGGYTLVETAEEIRFQYSRPEMTLDKLNASNTLFYFKQVVTQPARLAGTALLVKETMDQEALPRQAWTYNTGQRRVRKAPNVAFDTPGSVSDGLRTTDDFDMFNGSPVRYNWELVGKQEVYIPYNDYKLHSDKLKYDQIIQPGHINPEFVRWEKHRVWVVKAQLKEGMRHIYKTRTFYIDEDSWQVSLADMYDNRDELYRVAFAHGINYYEVPTHWSTLEVFHDLQSRRYLAMGLDNEGRMYNFDAKLSEANFTPAALRRAGIR; the protein is encoded by the coding sequence ATGAAGAAACTTGGGATATTGTCGGCTGCTGTGATGGTTGCACTGAGTGCACCGAGTGCCATAGCAAAAGTTACCGACGCTGAAGCTGCAAAGCTGGGCACAGAGTTAACCCCTATGGGTGGAGTCAAAGCAGCAAATGCCGATGGCTCTATTCCAGCTTGGGATGGTGGTATTACATCTGCAATCGCGGGATATGAGAAGGGGATGCATCATCCAGACCCTTTCCCGCAGGATAAAATTGAATTTACCATCACCAATGGGAATAAAGATAAGTACAAAGCGAATCTAACTGAAGGTCAAATGAAGTTGTTTGAGCTTTATCCTGATACGTTTAAGATGAACGTATATCAGACACGACGTACGGCTTCAGTTCCTCAATTTGTCTATGATGCAACGAAAGCCAATGCAACTCGTGCAGAGCTGGTCTCTGATGGCAATGGTATTAAGGGGGCATCGATTGGTGTGCCTTTCCCAATTCCTCAAAACGGTCTTGAGGTTATCTGGAACCACGTATTGCGTTTTCGTGGTGTCGATGTTGAAACGGCCCGTAGCCAAGTCGCACCCACAGCAGGTGGCGGTTATACCTTGGTTGAAACAGCGGAAGAGATCCGTTTTCAATACTCTCGCCCTGAGATGACATTAGACAAGCTAAATGCTTCTAATACTCTGTTTTACTTCAAGCAAGTCGTGACCCAACCTGCACGTTTAGCGGGGACTGCACTACTGGTTAAAGAGACGATGGATCAAGAAGCTTTACCTCGTCAGGCTTGGACCTACAACACAGGTCAGCGCCGAGTTCGTAAAGCTCCAAATGTTGCTTTTGATACACCAGGTTCAGTTTCTGATGGCTTAAGAACAACCGATGACTTTGATATGTTTAACGGCTCTCCTGTGCGTTATAACTGGGAGCTTGTTGGTAAGCAAGAGGTATACATTCCATATAACGATTACAAACTTCATTCAGATAAGTTGAAGTACGACCAAATTATTCAACCTGGTCATATCAACCCTGAATTTGTTCGTTGGGAAAAGCATCGTGTTTGGGTGGTTAAAGCTCAGCTAAAAGAGGGAATGCGTCATATCTATAAGACACGTACTTTCTATATAGATGAAGATTCTTGGCAGGTATCGCTAGCCGATATGTATGATAACCGTGATGAGCTATATCGTGTGGCGTTTGCACATGGCATTAACTATTACGAAGTGCCGACACACTGGAGTACTTTGGAAGTTTTCCATGATCTTCAGTCTCGTCGCTACCTTGCTATGGGCTTAGATAATGAAGGTCGTATGTATAACTTTGATGCTAAGTTGAGTGAGGCTAACTTCACTCCAGCAGCATTGAGACGTGCAGGTATTCGTTAA
- a CDS encoding WD40/YVTN/BNR-like repeat-containing protein encodes MLSSMLRFISIFLFAVTLSPSIAIASSDSLSLSNQIQPLAIKSIILDIAVKDETMVAVGERGHIFIFDEKSTPKWRQVPSPTSSHLTKVFFTTPSLGWAVGHDATIIHTQDAGLTWQVQMSSPEIEKPLMDVLFFDTDNGVAIGAYGLFYRTDNGGKNWTPEYHEELLFEEDIAYLAELKAEDEALYLSERSTLLPHFNRIIATNDGCLIMVGELGLVSVSDDSGVNWQKLDFVYEGSLFNVIESDNGFYVMGLRGNIFQTGLDLNRWDQVMLPTKSTINGAILAKDGGLRVVGNAGVILDITANGKGELVTQRQGENLVSIARDPQGHIWVAGTKGLFELK; translated from the coding sequence ATGTTGTCTAGCATGCTTCGATTTATCTCAATCTTTCTGTTCGCTGTGACTTTATCTCCATCAATTGCTATCGCCAGCAGCGACTCGTTAAGTTTAAGTAATCAAATTCAACCTCTAGCTATTAAGTCCATCATTTTAGATATAGCAGTTAAAGATGAGACTATGGTGGCTGTTGGTGAGCGCGGTCATATTTTTATTTTTGATGAGAAAAGTACCCCAAAATGGCGTCAGGTGCCGTCACCTACATCTTCTCATTTAACTAAGGTCTTTTTTACCACTCCGTCACTTGGCTGGGCTGTTGGCCATGATGCAACGATTATCCATACTCAGGATGCAGGACTGACCTGGCAGGTTCAGATGAGTTCACCTGAGATTGAAAAACCTTTGATGGATGTGCTCTTTTTTGACACTGACAATGGTGTAGCGATTGGGGCTTATGGTCTGTTTTATCGAACTGATAATGGCGGTAAAAATTGGACTCCAGAGTACCATGAAGAGTTATTGTTTGAGGAAGATATAGCTTATTTGGCCGAGTTAAAAGCGGAAGATGAAGCCCTTTATTTAAGTGAGCGAAGCACACTTCTTCCTCATTTTAATCGCATTATTGCCACTAATGATGGCTGTTTAATTATGGTTGGCGAGTTAGGTTTAGTGTCTGTTTCTGATGATAGCGGTGTTAATTGGCAAAAACTAGATTTTGTCTATGAAGGTTCACTGTTTAATGTTATCGAGTCCGATAACGGTTTTTATGTCATGGGACTTAGAGGAAACATTTTTCAGACTGGTCTTGATTTAAACCGATGGGATCAAGTGATGTTACCGACAAAATCGACCATTAATGGTGCCATATTGGCAAAAGATGGAGGTTTACGTGTTGTCGGTAATGCTGGGGTTATATTAGATATTACCGCTAATGGTAAGGGAGAGCTGGTGACTCAGCGTCAAGGTGAGAATCTGGTTTCTATTGCGCGAGATCCTCAGGGCCATATCTGGGTTGCAGGTACTAAAGGCCTTTTCGAATTAAAATAA
- a CDS encoding efflux RND transporter permease subunit gives MLDKIVNGFESFLFRHRIFVILLFMLTTLFLGFQASNLKMDAAFIKNIPLNHSYMQTYLKHQKQFGGANSIMVAVEDTSGDIFNETFFDALKNVHDQLFFIPGVDRAQVKSLFSPSTRFTEVVEDGFAGGPVIPADFSTTELGLSVVRGNIEKAGIVGRLIAEDYSAAMVSAQLMDFDPQTGEPLDTLAFAEQLEQELRTQFENDEIKIHIIGFAKMAGDVAEGAKGVMLFFLIAILVTAVMVYLFSKSLVLTFLPLACSLIAVIWQLGLLTVVGFGLDPMSILIPFLVFAIGVSHSVQMINAVRRRVADGESTKAASASAFRSLLIPGGIALLSDTVGFLTLLAIDIGIIRELAISASLGVGVIILTNLILLPLVISFTKVSVANTSKDPAESKINQLWRKLSLFATPKYATWVLIITAVLYGVGVQQASLMKVGDLQGGAPALHFDSRYNQDTFYITDKFSITTDVMTVIVEAFPEACTYHSVLNQIDEFEWIIGNTPGVESTASLASVAKRVNAGFNEGNPKWQVLPRTTASLVQAVGRVPTTSGLLNSNCSVMPVYLFLKDHKAETIELVIERVKALSAEMDNDKIQFKLASGPVGVMAATNEAVAEAQFPMMLYVYGAVFVLCLISFRSLRATISVILPLYVVSTLAQALMTQLDIGLAVSTLPVIALGVGIGVDYGIYILSTMAVRLRDGMPVQEAYFEALVERGSAVIFTGLTLAIGVSTWFFSALKFQMDMGILLTFMFLVNMLGAIIILPAIGAFFWRKPR, from the coding sequence ATGTTAGATAAAATAGTCAATGGATTTGAATCCTTCCTATTTCGGCACAGGATTTTTGTCATACTCCTGTTTATGCTGACCACCCTATTTTTGGGGTTTCAAGCAAGTAACTTAAAGATGGATGCGGCGTTTATTAAGAATATTCCGCTAAATCATAGTTATATGCAGACCTATTTAAAACACCAGAAGCAGTTTGGTGGCGCCAACAGCATTATGGTGGCGGTAGAGGACACCAGCGGTGATATCTTCAACGAGACATTTTTCGATGCGTTGAAAAATGTTCACGATCAACTTTTCTTTATCCCCGGAGTGGATAGGGCGCAGGTTAAATCTCTTTTCTCCCCCTCAACACGCTTTACCGAAGTGGTGGAAGATGGATTTGCCGGTGGTCCAGTGATCCCCGCAGATTTCTCAACCACAGAGCTGGGACTGTCTGTGGTTAGAGGGAATATTGAGAAAGCGGGCATTGTTGGACGTTTAATTGCTGAAGATTATTCCGCAGCGATGGTGTCAGCACAGTTGATGGATTTTGACCCTCAAACAGGGGAGCCTCTAGATACACTCGCGTTTGCAGAACAGTTAGAGCAGGAGCTAAGAACTCAGTTTGAAAATGATGAGATAAAAATCCATATTATTGGTTTTGCCAAGATGGCGGGTGATGTGGCTGAAGGTGCCAAAGGCGTTATGCTTTTCTTCCTTATTGCCATCTTAGTTACCGCGGTAATGGTGTACCTGTTTTCAAAATCATTAGTACTGACTTTTTTACCTTTGGCTTGTAGTTTAATTGCGGTAATTTGGCAATTAGGTTTGCTAACGGTTGTGGGCTTTGGCTTAGACCCAATGTCCATCTTGATCCCTTTCCTGGTGTTTGCCATTGGCGTGAGCCACAGTGTGCAGATGATCAATGCGGTGAGGAGAAGGGTAGCCGATGGTGAGTCAACTAAAGCAGCATCAGCTTCCGCTTTTCGTAGCCTACTCATTCCAGGTGGTATCGCTTTACTCTCAGATACAGTGGGTTTCTTAACCTTACTGGCTATTGATATTGGTATTATTCGTGAGCTAGCTATCTCAGCGTCATTGGGCGTCGGGGTGATTATCCTGACTAACTTGATCTTACTACCTTTAGTTATCTCATTTACTAAAGTATCAGTGGCTAACACCTCTAAAGATCCAGCTGAAAGTAAAATTAATCAGCTCTGGAGAAAACTCTCTCTTTTTGCTACGCCTAAGTATGCAACTTGGGTGTTGATAATTACCGCTGTACTTTATGGGGTAGGTGTTCAGCAAGCGAGTTTGATGAAGGTGGGCGATCTACAAGGCGGGGCACCTGCACTGCACTTTGATTCAAGGTACAACCAAGATACCTTTTACATTACCGATAAATTCTCAATAACCACAGATGTCATGACTGTGATTGTAGAGGCGTTTCCCGAAGCCTGTACCTATCACTCAGTGCTTAATCAAATTGATGAGTTTGAATGGATCATTGGTAACACACCTGGGGTTGAGTCAACGGCGAGTTTAGCGTCAGTGGCCAAAAGGGTGAATGCTGGGTTTAATGAGGGTAATCCTAAGTGGCAGGTATTACCTAGAACAACAGCTAGCTTAGTTCAAGCGGTTGGCCGAGTGCCTACAACTTCAGGACTGTTAAACAGTAATTGCTCTGTGATGCCTGTTTATCTGTTTTTGAAAGATCATAAAGCAGAAACTATTGAGTTAGTTATTGAGCGAGTTAAAGCGCTCTCTGCTGAGATGGACAATGATAAGATCCAATTTAAGCTCGCATCAGGCCCTGTAGGGGTGATGGCTGCAACCAATGAAGCGGTGGCTGAAGCACAGTTCCCAATGATGCTTTATGTTTATGGTGCGGTTTTTGTCCTTTGTTTGATTAGCTTTAGATCGTTAAGAGCAACAATCTCAGTTATCTTGCCTCTTTATGTCGTTTCAACGTTGGCTCAGGCTCTAATGACTCAGCTCGATATTGGCCTGGCGGTGAGTACTTTGCCTGTTATTGCATTGGGGGTGGGAATTGGTGTTGATTACGGCATCTATATCTTGTCTACAATGGCGGTGAGGTTAAGGGACGGTATGCCGGTTCAAGAAGCATATTTCGAAGCACTCGTTGAGCGAGGAAGCGCAGTGATATTTACTGGTCTGACCTTAGCTATTGGTGTGAGTACTTGGTTTTTCTCTGCCTTGAAGTTCCAGATGGACATGGGGATCTTGCTCACATTTATGTTTTTAGTAAATATGTTGGGTGCCATAATTATTTTACCCGCTATCGGGGCATTTTTCTGGCGAAAACCCAGATAG